The Castanea sativa cultivar Marrone di Chiusa Pesio chromosome 11, ASM4071231v1 genome contains a region encoding:
- the LOC142615981 gene encoding uncharacterized protein LOC142615981 encodes MEGGMGFRDLRAFNLAMLAKQGWRMIQGNDSLFYKCFKARYFSRSSFLDAKESSSCSYVWSSLLATLPILQARYCWRVGNGSSIRVTGDRWIPNFPTNRALHPNHDLLDEMAVSELINTEIHVWRTELIHSIFHPDDAEAISYRVARKIQGKGRAESLASNVGKKVDERGIGLVLDSSLAYMEPAEPCTGWWNFDGPEEPNKRAEEYLTEYKAAKVQLTVTQTEHHGTATWQPPPSLVYKLNFDAAIFSELDRIGVGAIIRNEQGQVMVEMTASGPKVSSSEEAELLACRRSMEFAVDAGFTKLIIEGDNVNVMQAISSSWINCSLLGYVLDDIRHLVHYLEWARISITRRGGNKVAHALAQHARNSLDNDVYWMEDSPPSAAEALI; translated from the exons ATGGAGGGTGGTATGGGGTTTCGGGATCTAAGAGCATTTAACTTAGCTATGTTGGCTAAACAAGGGTGGAGGATGATTCAAGGTAATGATTCTTTATTCTATAAGTGTTTCAAGGCACGGTATTTTTCCCGCTCATCTTTCCTTGATGCTAAGGAATCATCTAGTTGCTCTTATGTTTGGAGTAGTTTGTTGGCTACCTTACCTATTCTTCAAGCTAGATATTGTTGGAGGGTTGGCAATGGGAGCTCAATTAGGGTGACTGGAGATAGATGGATTCCTAATTTTCCTACAAATAGGGCATTACATCCTAATCATGATTTATTGGATGAGATGGCTGTATCAGAGTTGATTAACACAGAGATACATGTATGGAGGACTGAGCTGATTCATTCAATTTTCCATCCAGATGATGCTGAAGCAATAT CTTATAGGGTGGCAAGGAAGATTCAAGGAAAGGGTAGGGCTGAATCATTAGCTAGTAATGTAGGTAAGAAG GTTGACGAGAGAGGAATTGGACTTGTTTTAGATTCAAGCTTGGCTTACATGGAACCAGCAGAACCGTGTACTGGTTGGTGGAACTTTGATGGACCCGAGGAACCAAACAAGAGAGCTGAAGAGTATTTGACAGAATACAAAGCAGCCAAGGTGCAGTTGACTGTGACACAGACGGAGCATCATGGAACTGCAACTTGGCAACCTCCACCATCAttagtttataaattaaattttgatgcaGCTATTTTTTCTGAGCTAGACAGAATTGGAGTGGGCGCAATTATTCGGAATGAGCAAGGTCAGGTTATGGTGGAAATGACAGCAAGTGGACCAAAGGTGAGTTCTAGTGAGGAAGCAGAGTTGTTGGCATGTAGAAGATCAATGGAATTTGCTGTGGATGCTGGGTTCACCAAGCTGATCATAGAGGGAGATAATGTAAATGTTATGCAAGCCATTTCATCTTCATGGATTAATTGCTCACTGCTAGGATATGTGTTAGATGACATTCGTCACTTGGTTCATTATTTAGAGTGGGCTAGAATTAGTATTACTAGAAGGGGTGGGAATAAGGTTGCACATGCTCTTGCTCAACATGCTAGAAATTCCTTAGATAACGATGTGTATTGGATGGAGGATTCTCCTCCATCGGCCGCAGAGGCCTTGATTTAG